Genomic window (Rhododendron vialii isolate Sample 1 chromosome 4a, ASM3025357v1):
tacacacacacatttgcAGTGTCCCCCACCATGTCCTTATTCTATTTAGAATTctcgtgtccgtatccgtgtccaTGCTACATAGGTGGCAATGAACAAGTTTAGACAAGTGGGATATCTAGGTAAAAGTACAGCATAACCTATAACCAACACGTTAATATGAAAGATTGTGAAACTAAACCTCAACACACCCAGATAAAAATTTCAGCAGCAAACCCATAACCCATCGACTCTTTCAGTCGGTGAATTCCATGATGTCAATGTGAATCAAAGAAATACTTAAttccaaaaacattttccaagaATTCCTCAAAAAACACTTACAATCTAGAGATATTGACATACGCCAATGTGCAATAACATAGCTACCACAAATAACTTCATAAATAGATGTTTTAAgttttcaaccaaacaaagaaagatcGTATACTAAAATACttaaaatatttcaaacaaaGCTGGCTGTCAAGCATTGTCAGACCAAGATTCCAGTGAGATACAAACTACCAATAACATAGGGATACAGAAATGAATATCTACCTTTCGTAACTCCGGTCGTAATCTGGATCAATACGATCCTTCTCCCTATCTCTGAGAATGGCGACACGAGAAGAAGTACAACCATCCCTTACACTGAGGGATTTCTCTAACTCAAACATGTAATTTCTGGAagcttcattttcttctccaTTTATACAGATATTCTTCCCATCTAATGGAGCCTGATACATGTATTCTTCTAACTCGGGGCTGCTAGGGCTGCTGAAAATGCGGGCTCGTGCCCTATCGTactcctccttcctctcttcCACAGTCCTCAAGGAACTCCGTTTGACTCCTGTTTCACTCTCTCCATTTAGGGAAGCTTTATTATGCCTTGGCCTCATGACAATTTTAATGTGCTCATGTTTGCCATCTTCTGTCTGTTTAGCACGTACTTCTGATAAACGGACAGCAGGGTATCTGCTTTCTGGCAACTTTTTGACCACAATTTTAGTACCAAGACCATCTAAGATATTATCCTGAACCAAAGTCTGCAGGCCATAGTGCTGAGCAACACGATGTGCTGCAAGACGGAGGTAGGAAGTAGGGAAATGTTGAAACTCAAACTGCTGCTGCTCGGTGTTCTGCAAAAACTTCTGAATATCGAGTTCCATCCGCAGAACTGGTAAAAACAACAAAGAAGTAACATATAATACATTAAGGTGAGAATATAAAGAAAATATCTTCTACACCCGGTCCCCTATAAAGCCCACTCGTTATCCTGGCTTCCAAAATCTCCTTATATTTCAGGCTGAGGGCAGCCATAATAACTCCATAACTAATATGACAAATAATGCCAACCCCATACTACACAAAAACCAAATCTTCCAAGTAGTCAATCTATAATCTAGTACCATTTAGTCAATTACCACTCCATACGGCTAATGAAGctttatagagagagaataaaCAACTCAGATAATATGTTCACACAGAATACAACACTTAATGCTGACCCAATACTACACTCAGCCAGTCCATTCCAAATCACCACCAAATCTCCAAAAAGGCTTAACCCTATGAGTAATGGACTTGTAACGCGGCTAATCCCCAATAGGGTGTACCATAGCATAATCCATTTCCAAATAGCAATAATCCATCCAAAACCTACAAAAATCCAGTTGTGTATGAGCTAGTGCGTGAAAACGTGTGTTGCCGCCCACAAGGCAGACGGAAGGGGATGACCCAACCCCTGCACAACTCCAAGTGGTCGTTTTAATTTTACTACTTTTCAGGTTAATTTAGAAAGGTTCTGTAAGATTGGCCCATGCAAGTCTTTTGGTTGGAAAAACTTCTTAAACTGAATGTGTGGAAAAAACTCTATAATTTTAAGTTATCAACAATATTGCTGGTGTACAGAATAAAATATCTGCTACGTATAAACGCATAAACTTAGACCTACCAAGTAGAAATACATAAATATATCTATGGAATATAGTTTTGTTATCCCTACAGAACTACACATGGTTCGAGCCCCAACTAAGGGCAAATCCTGCGTCTGGCCCCCCAATAGAATCCTCCACTACATGAAATGAGCTATATAGTCGTAAAACAAAACAGTTCTCAAAAGCCACAACCAAATACTACAAATCTTACAAACAATAACACGATACTCACCACAACTCCCTCCAGATCTGAGCTCCCCAAATCCAACTTTACTCTACCCCTAACCCTAACACAGTACAATCAAACCCGAGAATTCAAACATCTCTACACAACACATAAAGCTAAAACTAGGGCAAATCATAAACCCAAAAACAAGCAATTGAACAGATACCACCAAATCCACGAGCAAAAAAGCTAAAATAGGGCAAATCACAAAGCGTAACAACAAAGGGGGTAATAACTTACTGGTGAGACGATGACGAGGGTTTTGCAGAGCCTCAACCAAGAAGGGATCGACCGCCAACGCGTAGGCCTCAACATCTTTGTGAGCGACGACGACCGAGCCGTCGTTGGGTCCGGTTGGAGGAACTGAATCCATGTCGTATCGTACGGGTcagccttctctctctaaaagggTGCAAGTaacttcttctctctcctcccaaggGGAAGgttcaagaagaagaaactttCCTTTGCCGCCCGCCCTCTCTCGCTGCTCCGTCTTCTCTTATCCTGCGGAGGTCCAAcccaagagagagaagaatacgCGGAGAAGATTGGGATCTAATAATAATATATCTTGTCggagagaaaaaagaattttcatTACTCTACATAGCAATTTGTCTCCATTTGGTAAATTTTGTAGATTTTCTGATTTTCGTATTCCAATATTCATGCTTTATTTTAAAGTAGCCCGTAAACGAATACTCCATTAacactttttctacttttttttatttcatttttatttaaattttttttagacaaatcagaaaagtaaaaaagtgagGTATAAAACTAACcaacgcaaaaaaaattcaataaggacaaaactcaaaaaagtcTTAAAAGTCCATATTAGAACCCATGGCGGAGTCAGGATCTCCACTCGAGAAGAAGCCGAACTAAgagacgaatttttttttgacaaaaatgaaattttaaagaTTGATTAAGTATATAAAATagagtttaaaatttaattaagtaTGCTAGAAAAGGTTTTAACCATCAAAATGAtaagatgttttttttgtttctttttttttccaaaaagaaaattttgaaataattatGAGAGTGTTATTTCATTTCACACGTGGCAAATTGGGCGACAGCTAAATGATGAACACACTATGCTTTTCTTACACTAGGTGAGGATTCAAAACCCCCACCAACTTCATCCCCATTCTCCTAAATTAGTACTAGTAGAACaagatttattttgtttaaaaaaaaaaaaaaacttcacatgcaaaactaaaaagaaaagaataaattaaATAGCCATCCTGTTTGGGGaacttatttaggtgttcatcCTAACAagtttgaatacttatgttctcatcctcaaattttAACGTACCCCATTatacccctatatatatatatatatatatttgtatattgaataattaaattttctttaattatCATGCCCCTACCCCCCATTTCAGGAATTAGGAAATCCCATTTTCTCGTCCTCGTTCAAATCTGATCTTTTAGGGATATAGGTTTCCTATCCCCACGATTAAAGGGATTATGCAAATCCTATTTCAAACCATTTCTATTCAACTTACCCACAATGATAGGAATTCTGCAGAGTTTGTAAGTAGCCTTTCAATGAGTTTTCTATCCACCATACTGTCATGATCTAACAACTAAAACATGTGGCCTCTTCTCATTATCATCCACACCCTTGATTAACGTGGCATAAACTCGATGAACACGCCATTTTTCTATTCAAAAGCAGAAGAAAAGTTGttcaaagaaaacaagaagcaaaagaagagaaaaaaatatccattctctctctctagcgtTACAAAACACGGCGGATTGATGGGATATGAAGCCGTCGTCGCGGCAGGCAATGACGTCGATCGTGCGCTCGAAATTAATCATCACGAACTGATGTTGCACAAGTTACAATGTGGCGAAGGTACCGGTGCCCGAAGTTTAACAAGTTCGTCAAGACCctttggtaaataaatattggCATACTCGGTAAGAGCAGTTCATGGCTTGGTGCCGTATCTCTCGAGAATCCGGTAGATCTAGAGTGTTGATCGGAGGGTGAGTAGCGATGCAAACCAAAAAGGTAGCAGACGAGCAACAAAGGGTATTGGATCTACCCCTACGAAGCCCCATGGCAAATCTACCCCATTAATTGGAGCATCAGTCTCTAGGAATTTTGATGAAGTCATCGAAGTAACGTATAGAATTAATATTCCAGTTTTTGATTCTCAATGGTTTCtgtgtttgttttgagtttcattgtagtttagttttttttttttatatatatattgtgaatTGGTTTTGATTGATTTTCAACCACGGCTGGTGGTTCGAAATTTACGAAACGCGATGAATTTGCAGAACTATGTCATGTTTATCATGATGTATTTGTGGGAtaagtttttgatttttgtcatgtttgtttgatgatattttgttatctacctcgattgaaacctacacttcttaaaacttgtcattttttttttctgatttttgtcatgttttttatttgatcatgttttatTCATTTACCTCGTTCGAAACCTACATTTCTCGAAACTTGCcatgttttttgattttgtcatgttttttaattgatcttgtttTGTTCATGTACATCGATCAggttttgccatgttttgttaattgatcatgttttgtcatgttttttggCTTACACATTCGTTTTTATAAGAGTCGTGTTTTATTTTCAGATTTTAGgggaatgaaaatatgagagaagattaggagagagaaaaaatttaaaaaattaggtgagagaaatgtttgaaagaggagagagaattgagataattagaaaagattaaaaaagaaagagagagatttgaaaagTTAGGATAAagaaagggtagtttaggatttaattgaatttgaggatggaaagataagtatttaaacacattaggatgaacacctaaataagtaaggtaaaaaggatggctaattaaattccccaaaaaaaaaacaaagtgtgaatttttttcctctttttgtgTAGAAAGCGTTCGAATCGAATGAGTTGTTAGAATATAAATTTGTGTTGAGGATTGAAAAGAATACATAAATTCGTGTTGGGATCATTAAGATATacgtattactccctccgtcccttttttagagtccagtatttcattttgggctgtcctttaataagtgtctattttgtaaagttagtgggtaaaagttggtgtattgtctattttatccctaaaagtagatttctttttaaaaagtaagtgagtaaaagtgtaatgatgatgggtaagtagggaaagtggagaaaaaagttgatgtgaaagatataatgatgatgtctttttaataagttgaaattacgaagtaggacacttaaaaaaggacggagggagtagttcaGATTGattctttttgaaattaaaattgagCTTGACTATTTCTAAAAATTTGTTAAGCTTTAGAACTAATTTCCGCTAAATAATTTAAGATGTTTATTAAAAACTTAAGTAACTGGAAATGAATTTGTGATTGACTAGATTGAAACTTATTTGTGATTGACTTATCTCGTAAAGAAGTTATGTACGAACATATTTTTCGAATTTGTTGAGTTTTCTAATTGAACTTGAACACTTTGTTATTCGCCTCATTAGAGTATTTCATCGATCCTCAAATTTGAAGAATAAGTTCCTTCCGAATCATTTAATGTTGAATAACTTTTTcctttaatgaaatttttacttttgaaattcATGTCTACCACGTAAATCATTATAGCGCGAAAAACAGAGATCGTATTTAGAAAAAATCTCAATAAAGTTAGTAAAACTAAAACCCAAAGAAAATTAGTCATTTGTCTTAAGTCactatttaaaaatattttttgtcctCTAAAATATTAGCTCCCTGTCCATAACTAACAAGTGAAACTTTCTTTAA
Coding sequences:
- the LOC131322232 gene encoding uncharacterized protein LOC131322232 — protein: MDSVPPTGPNDGSVVVAHKDVEAYALAVDPFLVEALQNPRHRLTILRMELDIQKFLQNTEQQQFEFQHFPTSYLRLAAHRVAQHYGLQTLVQDNILDGLGTKIVVKKLPESRYPAVRLSEVRAKQTEDGKHEHIKIVMRPRHNKASLNGESETGVKRSSLRTVEERKEEYDRARARIFSSPSSPELEEYMYQAPLDGKNICINGEENEASRNYMFELEKSLSVRDGCTSSRVAILRDREKDRIDPDYDRSYERYVKNVPANQSFMVPFDMQKFQPPFVQYDTGFPHLGQMPRTQASLSYRTPIMGPLCSTGFNQTSRDAVYMQWPTSAMMYAQSYEQFRHAVFQAPYIQQPLSFDYSQNH